The following are encoded in a window of Roseimaritima ulvae genomic DNA:
- a CDS encoding lipid-binding SYLF domain-containing protein: MQRNACLKPLWGLLLFAAVAFTGPVARGQFAEERTIQMAAVVLNEAMATPGNRIPQSLLENAHGVAIIPNVVKGSFIVGARHGRGVLFVREPNGVWHAPVFITLTGGNIGWQVGVQASDLVLVFKTERSIQGILDGKLTLGADAAAAAGPVGRQGGVATDGQLQAEIYTYSRSRGLFAGVSVDGSVVQMDRFANGSYYRSGPGQEVVVPQAAAQLTQVVATYAGNQPIVPAPEYASAAPSDPFVKQYGARESDVLRAQLVEISPRLFNLLDERWTAYLALPIPLLRGEDPDPAALQATIQNFTAAASDPQYQQLTGRPEFQSVYALLKHYQQSLNASPTALQLPPPPQ; this comes from the coding sequence ATGCAACGGAATGCCTGCTTAAAACCCCTGTGGGGACTGCTGCTGTTTGCCGCGGTGGCCTTCACCGGCCCGGTCGCTCGCGGCCAATTCGCCGAAGAACGCACGATCCAAATGGCCGCCGTGGTGCTGAATGAAGCGATGGCCACGCCCGGCAACCGGATTCCTCAGTCGCTGCTGGAAAACGCTCACGGCGTGGCGATTATCCCCAACGTGGTCAAAGGCAGTTTTATCGTCGGAGCTCGGCATGGTCGCGGCGTGCTGTTCGTTCGCGAACCCAACGGCGTCTGGCACGCTCCGGTATTCATCACCCTGACCGGCGGCAACATCGGTTGGCAGGTCGGCGTGCAAGCTTCCGACCTGGTGTTGGTGTTTAAAACCGAACGCAGTATTCAGGGTATTTTGGACGGCAAGCTGACGCTGGGTGCCGATGCGGCGGCCGCTGCCGGCCCGGTGGGTCGCCAAGGCGGGGTCGCCACCGATGGCCAATTACAAGCGGAGATCTACACCTATTCGCGCAGCCGTGGCTTGTTCGCCGGCGTCTCGGTCGATGGCTCGGTGGTACAGATGGATCGATTCGCCAATGGATCGTACTACCGCAGCGGCCCGGGGCAGGAAGTGGTCGTGCCCCAGGCAGCGGCTCAGCTAACTCAGGTTGTGGCCACTTACGCCGGTAACCAACCGATCGTGCCCGCACCCGAATACGCGTCGGCTGCCCCCAGCGATCCCTTTGTCAAACAATACGGTGCCCGCGAGTCGGATGTGCTGCGAGCCCAATTGGTGGAGATCTCGCCGCGGCTGTTCAACCTGCTGGACGAACGCTGGACGGCTTACCTGGCCCTGCCGATCCCTCTGTTGCGAGGCGAGGACCCGGACCCGGCGGCGTTGCAAGCCACGATCCAAAACTTCACCGCCGCGGCCAGCGATCCCCAATACCAACAACTGACGGGCCGCCCCGAATTCCAATCGGTGTACGCATTGCTGAAACACTACCAGCAATCGCTCAACGCCTCCCCCACCGCCCTGCAATTGCCCCCGCCTCCGCAGTAA
- a CDS encoding glycoside hydrolase family 32 protein: protein MLKKLFLLSCLTTCFAAHADELLFPNSDFESGTLAGWTAEGEAFQVQPTKGDNTAARNRESSNLQGEWWIGGYEKYTGEIGRPGEIAGDQLTGTLTSQPFTIRRPYITFRIGAGNLPGQVGVKLLVDGKQIELATGVDSETMILVSADVRPYLGQQARLQVFDHARGGWGHINVDDFRGTDKAVEDHSKDFALLDSVTATSYPEVGYDQPLRPQFHFVSKKNWLNDPNGMVYDGEKYHLFFQHNPNGTNWGNMTWGHATSPDMLHWTQQKHALLPYRVDRRAGTIFSGTAVIDHNNSLGKQVGDTKTMCAFFTFAAKPAFYQAMAYSTDNGATWTYWNEGRAIVDNQGFDSGERDPKVFWHEASKQWVMALWVQRDPGRVRWFTSDNLVDWEVASDLMRDWAFECMDVVFLPVDGDADNTKCLIYDASFDYEIGRFDGQKFSAETQTLQIARGNYYAAQTFNQAPDGRVVQIGWMRGGPNSANLFDVPHNQQMAFPYELSLKTTPSGIRLFCWPIKEIESLVTNRQTVRNVVLGEQAQALDADLDLVDLEVTFRPGDAKQVVLDLPRVSLRYDVAKQRLLHQGINDSGQPQEFVTLENLAPRDGSVSLRLLIDRLSVEAFAFGGETFGAYYIDPREGPKTFAVRAEGGQATIEELTVRKLKSAWKQ, encoded by the coding sequence ATGTTGAAAAAACTGTTTTTGCTGTCGTGTCTGACAACTTGCTTTGCTGCCCACGCGGACGAGTTGCTGTTTCCCAATTCAGATTTCGAAAGCGGTACGCTGGCGGGCTGGACGGCCGAAGGCGAGGCCTTTCAGGTGCAGCCCACCAAGGGCGACAATACAGCGGCTCGCAATCGCGAATCCAGCAATCTGCAGGGCGAATGGTGGATCGGCGGGTATGAAAAATACACCGGCGAAATTGGCCGGCCCGGTGAAATTGCTGGTGACCAACTGACCGGCACGCTGACCTCGCAGCCGTTCACGATCCGCCGGCCGTACATCACCTTCCGAATCGGTGCCGGCAACTTGCCCGGCCAGGTGGGCGTCAAGTTGCTGGTCGACGGCAAGCAGATCGAATTGGCCACCGGTGTGGACAGCGAGACGATGATTCTGGTCAGCGCTGACGTTCGCCCGTACCTGGGCCAGCAGGCTCGGCTGCAAGTATTCGATCACGCTCGTGGTGGCTGGGGGCACATCAACGTCGATGACTTCCGCGGCACGGACAAAGCCGTCGAGGACCATTCCAAAGACTTCGCGTTGCTCGATAGCGTTACCGCCACCAGCTATCCCGAGGTGGGCTACGACCAACCGTTGCGGCCTCAGTTTCACTTTGTCTCCAAGAAGAACTGGCTGAACGATCCCAACGGCATGGTTTACGACGGCGAGAAATACCATTTGTTCTTTCAGCACAATCCCAACGGAACCAACTGGGGCAATATGACGTGGGGCCACGCCACCAGTCCCGACATGTTGCACTGGACGCAGCAGAAGCATGCCCTGTTGCCGTACCGCGTGGATCGCCGCGCGGGCACGATTTTTTCAGGTACCGCAGTCATCGATCACAACAACAGCTTGGGCAAACAGGTCGGCGACACCAAAACGATGTGCGCGTTTTTTACGTTCGCAGCCAAGCCCGCTTTTTATCAAGCGATGGCGTATAGCACCGATAATGGAGCGACGTGGACGTACTGGAACGAGGGCCGCGCGATCGTCGACAACCAAGGATTTGACAGCGGTGAACGGGACCCCAAAGTGTTTTGGCATGAAGCTTCGAAGCAGTGGGTGATGGCGCTGTGGGTGCAACGCGACCCGGGCCGCGTGCGTTGGTTTACGTCGGACAATTTGGTCGATTGGGAAGTCGCTTCGGATCTGATGCGAGACTGGGCGTTTGAGTGCATGGACGTGGTGTTCTTGCCCGTCGACGGAGACGCCGACAACACCAAGTGCTTGATTTACGATGCGAGCTTTGATTATGAAATCGGTCGATTTGACGGTCAGAAATTTTCCGCCGAAACGCAAACGTTGCAGATCGCTCGCGGTAACTACTACGCCGCTCAAACCTTCAATCAAGCGCCCGATGGCCGCGTCGTCCAGATCGGCTGGATGCGCGGCGGTCCGAATTCGGCCAATCTGTTTGATGTGCCTCACAACCAGCAGATGGCGTTTCCTTATGAGTTAAGTCTGAAAACCACACCCTCCGGAATCCGCTTGTTCTGCTGGCCGATCAAGGAGATCGAGTCGTTGGTGACGAACCGTCAAACGGTTCGCAACGTTGTCCTTGGAGAGCAAGCTCAGGCGTTGGATGCGGATTTGGATCTGGTCGATCTGGAGGTCACGTTTCGGCCCGGCGATGCCAAGCAGGTGGTGTTGGATTTGCCGCGCGTCTCGCTGCGGTACGACGTGGCCAAGCAGCGGTTGTTGCATCAAGGGATCAACGATTCTGGCCAGCCGCAGGAGTTTGTGACGCTGGAGAATCTGGCGCCGCGAGACGGTTCGGTATCGCTGCGTTTGTTGATTGATCGTTTGAGCGTCGAAGCGTTTGCGTTTGGGGGCGAGACGTTCGGCGCCTATTACATCGATCCGCGTGAGGGACCGAAGACGTTTGCGGTGCGAGCCGAAGGCGGACAAGCAACGATTGAAGAACTGACGGTGCGGAAGTTGAAGTCCGCCTGGAAGCAGTAG
- a CDS encoding DUF1553 domain-containing protein has protein sequence MRRSTIPFRFLVLALLTSASTTNAAEQPPSFVAQLAQPLTEKCVRCHRPDNLEGGLDLTTREGMLTGGDSGPGLVPGQPDDSPIYLRSVPREGEIPEMPEEGAPLTAAQADTLRRWIADDAPWPENLELKETAKAGADFWSLQPLREAPIPAVTDAPPSWQVNPIDRFIFDKLAQHELTPAPATDPVRFIRRLSFDLLGLPPSPQQVADFQLDCQQSATAAAQQTSQPGLPDEAVERLIDQLLARPQFGERWARHWLDIAHYADTHGFERDRRRDQAWPYRDYVIRSFNDDKPYDQFLREQIAGDVLAPDNPDAVIATGFLAAGPWDYVGQVETKSSMLRRAARSLDLDDMVTQVMAATVGMTVNCARCHDHKLDPITQSEYYELTAVFAGLRRAERDVSPTARQDYEANRTRIEQQLSDVAASLARLKSDAIDLADVVGGGDGYGTGKKGAGIDVRNGQTQAQPLASLDNIQPGHFATSALPFVDGVFVPAVEQTQITSSGLTADNLPTHGGNAWDAIRNGPVTSQFSTQLGDVDYATAGHSLLGLHANAGITFDLHAIRDTHALNTPLRFSTVVGYGGRTVEPSAEYLVLLDGELKSTGKLGRNDTASVELELPDSARFLTLIATDGGNGYSHDQISFGDPRLAELKPRQSTPDRQEQIAELEKRQQQLLQQQQENALQPPQVFFGVVAESPPSTHILIRGNPETPGEAVAPGTLRLGGDAVNFGTTDMPDSQRRIALADWITDPQNPLTARVIVNRLWHHHFGRGIVGTPSDFGYGGERPSHPELLDWLAAELIRADWSLKHIHRLIVSSQTYRMTSRSSDPAASQIDSDNHLLWRMNARRLEAEAIRDAVLVCSGKLNPQMYGPGYRDFDYHDAYAPIYTYQTADAPPLWRRSIYRFTVRTTPQPFLSTLDCPDPATLTPSRNVTTTALQSLALFNNDFMLRQSQYFAQRLADEAASVDEQIRLAFQLVFARAAAPEERAAARQLVDKQGLQHLCRVLLNTNEFVTID, from the coding sequence GTGCGTCGCTCCACCATTCCCTTCCGCTTCCTCGTGTTAGCATTGCTGACCTCAGCGTCCACCACGAATGCTGCGGAACAACCGCCCTCATTTGTCGCGCAGCTGGCGCAGCCGCTGACGGAAAAATGTGTTCGTTGTCATCGGCCGGACAACTTGGAAGGCGGATTGGACCTGACCACGCGTGAGGGCATGCTCACCGGCGGCGACAGTGGCCCCGGTTTGGTGCCCGGCCAGCCCGACGACAGCCCGATCTACCTGCGTTCCGTTCCGCGGGAAGGCGAAATTCCCGAGATGCCCGAAGAAGGCGCTCCGTTGACGGCCGCGCAAGCTGACACGCTGCGACGCTGGATCGCCGACGACGCCCCCTGGCCGGAAAATTTGGAACTGAAAGAAACCGCCAAAGCGGGCGCCGATTTCTGGTCCCTGCAGCCGCTGCGCGAAGCCCCCATCCCCGCGGTTACCGACGCTCCGCCATCGTGGCAAGTTAATCCGATCGACCGGTTTATTTTCGACAAACTGGCCCAGCACGAACTCACTCCGGCCCCCGCCACCGATCCGGTTCGCTTCATCCGCCGGTTGAGTTTTGATCTGCTGGGCTTGCCGCCATCGCCGCAGCAAGTTGCCGACTTCCAGCTCGACTGTCAACAATCCGCAACCGCCGCAGCGCAGCAAACCTCGCAGCCCGGTTTACCCGACGAGGCCGTCGAACGCCTGATCGATCAATTGCTCGCTCGTCCTCAATTCGGTGAACGCTGGGCACGGCACTGGCTCGATATCGCCCACTACGCCGACACGCACGGTTTTGAACGCGACCGCCGACGCGATCAGGCCTGGCCCTATCGCGACTACGTCATCCGCAGCTTCAACGATGACAAACCCTACGATCAATTCCTGCGGGAACAGATCGCTGGTGATGTGTTGGCGCCCGACAATCCCGACGCGGTGATCGCCACCGGTTTTCTGGCCGCCGGCCCCTGGGATTATGTCGGTCAGGTGGAAACCAAAAGCTCGATGCTGCGGCGCGCCGCGCGGTCTCTCGACCTGGACGACATGGTCACTCAAGTCATGGCTGCCACAGTGGGCATGACCGTCAATTGCGCCCGCTGCCACGACCACAAACTCGATCCCATCACGCAATCCGAGTACTACGAACTGACCGCCGTGTTCGCCGGCTTGCGACGCGCCGAGCGTGACGTCAGTCCAACTGCTCGACAGGACTATGAAGCCAATCGCACCCGCATCGAACAACAACTCTCGGACGTTGCCGCGTCCCTGGCCCGGTTGAAATCCGATGCCATCGATCTAGCGGACGTGGTCGGCGGCGGCGACGGATATGGAACCGGCAAGAAAGGCGCGGGCATCGATGTCCGCAACGGTCAAACGCAAGCTCAACCGCTCGCCAGCCTCGACAACATTCAACCAGGCCACTTTGCCACCTCTGCCCTGCCCTTTGTCGACGGTGTATTTGTTCCAGCCGTAGAGCAAACTCAGATCACTTCCAGTGGGCTAACCGCCGACAACCTACCCACACACGGCGGCAACGCTTGGGACGCCATTCGCAACGGACCGGTCACCAGCCAGTTTTCCACTCAACTGGGCGACGTCGACTATGCCACCGCCGGACATTCCCTTTTGGGGCTGCACGCCAACGCCGGGATCACTTTTGACCTGCATGCCATTCGCGACACCCATGCACTCAACACGCCACTGCGGTTCTCCACCGTCGTCGGCTACGGCGGCCGCACGGTGGAACCGAGCGCGGAATACCTCGTATTGCTCGACGGAGAATTAAAATCAACCGGTAAATTGGGGCGGAACGACACGGCGTCAGTGGAACTGGAGCTGCCCGACTCGGCGCGGTTCCTGACCCTCATCGCCACCGATGGCGGCAACGGCTACAGCCATGATCAAATTTCGTTCGGCGATCCCCGGCTGGCCGAATTGAAGCCTCGCCAGTCGACGCCGGACCGACAGGAACAGATCGCCGAACTGGAAAAACGTCAGCAACAACTTCTGCAGCAACAACAGGAAAACGCCCTCCAGCCGCCGCAGGTGTTCTTTGGCGTGGTCGCTGAATCGCCACCGAGTACGCACATCTTGATCCGCGGCAATCCGGAAACGCCGGGTGAAGCGGTCGCGCCGGGGACGCTGCGTCTGGGGGGTGACGCGGTGAACTTTGGCACAACCGACATGCCGGACAGCCAGCGACGGATTGCTCTGGCCGATTGGATTACCGATCCCCAAAATCCGCTAACCGCACGCGTCATCGTCAACCGTTTGTGGCACCACCACTTCGGCCGCGGCATCGTGGGCACGCCCAGCGACTTTGGTTACGGTGGCGAGCGTCCCTCCCATCCAGAGTTGCTTGATTGGTTGGCCGCCGAGTTGATTCGTGCCGATTGGAGCCTCAAGCACATCCATCGGCTGATCGTCAGCTCGCAAACCTATCGCATGACCAGTCGCTCGAGTGATCCGGCGGCGAGCCAAATCGATAGCGACAACCACTTGCTGTGGCGGATGAACGCCCGGCGACTGGAAGCCGAAGCGATTCGCGATGCGGTCCTTGTCTGCTCAGGGAAACTGAACCCGCAAATGTACGGACCCGGCTACCGCGACTTTGACTATCACGACGCCTACGCCCCGATCTACACCTACCAGACGGCCGATGCGCCGCCGCTGTGGCGACGCAGCATTTATCGCTTCACCGTGCGCACCACGCCGCAGCCGTTTTTATCGACCCTTGATTGCCCCGACCCGGCCACGCTCACACCCAGCCGCAACGTCACTACCACGGCCCTGCAGTCGCTGGCCCTGTTCAACAACGACTTCATGTTGCGTCAGTCGCAGTATTTCGCTCAGCGGTTGGCCGACGAAGCGGCGAGCGTGGACGAACAGATCCGTTTGGCTTTCCAACTCGTATTCGCTCGAGCAGCAGCCCCTGAAGAACGCGCCGCCGCCCGTCAGTTGGTCGACAAGCAAGGCCTGCAACACCTCTGCCGCGTCCTCTTAAACACCAACGAATTCGTCACCATCGACTAA